A single genomic interval of Balaenoptera musculus isolate JJ_BM4_2016_0621 chromosome 14, mBalMus1.pri.v3, whole genome shotgun sequence harbors:
- the SERPINB12 gene encoding LOW QUALITY PROTEIN: serpin B12 (The sequence of the model RefSeq protein was modified relative to this genomic sequence to represent the inferred CDS: inserted 1 base in 1 codon; deleted 2 bases in 1 codon; substituted 4 bases at 4 genomic stop codons), translating into MDSLIAANTKFCFDLFXKLSKDDYHTNIFFCPLSLSAALGMVRLGARSDSARQIDQVLHFNEVSRKESKEPGPCLKGEEQEGRADSSLEGQKERTGSLALQAKSXKDESGLLRCYFGQLLSKLVRIKADYSLSIANWLXGEQEFPIHPEYSDGVIQFXHTTTEKVVFQKDTEKSRXEINFWVESQSQGKIKELCSKGAINNSTMLVLVNAVYFKAKWEKYFDCENTVDALFSPSENEKKSVKRMNQMGLFRISFLEELKAQVTELRYTKGKLSTIVLLPAFSADNLKGLEELERNITYGKLVAWSSSENMSAKSVAVSFPQFTLEDSYDLIPVLRDMGITDTSDEAKADLTGNSPSPSLYLSKVVHKTSVEVDENGIQAAAASGGVGKELSLPSWETFNANHPFLFFIRHNKTQTILFYGRVWSP; encoded by the exons ATGGACTCTCTCATTGCAGCAAATACCAAATTCTGCTTTGATCTTTTCTGAAAGCTCAGCAAAGATGATTATCATACGAACATCTTCTTCTGTCCTCTGAGCCTCTCTGCTGCCCTTGGCATGGTCCGCCTGGGGGCCAGAAGTGACAGTGCACGTCAGATTGACCAG GTACTACACTTCAACGAAGTTTCCcgaaaggaaagcaaagaaccGGGTCCCTGTCTGAAAGGAGAAGAACAAGAAGGGCGTGCTGACAGCTCTCTGGAAgggcagaaagaaagaacagggtCTCTGGCTCTGCAG GCCAAGTCTTAAAAGGATGAGAGTGGACTGCTCAGGTGCTACTTCGGGCAGCTTCTCTCCAAATTAGTCAGGATCAAAGCTGATTACAGCCTGAGTATTGCCAACTGGCTTTAAGGAGAGCAGGAATTCCCAATCCATCCG GAATACTCAGATGGCGTGATTCAAT TACACACGACGACTGAAAAGGTTGTTTTCCAGAAAGACACTGAAAAATCCAGGTAAGAGATTAACTTCTGGGTGGAATCTCAATCCCAAG gtaaaatcaaGGAACTCTGTAGCAAGGGCGCTATCAACAATTCGACCATGCTGGTGCTGGTGAATGCTGTTTACTTCAAGGCcaagtgggaaaaatattttgactgtGAAAACACAGTTGATGCGCTTTTCTCTCCAAGTGAG aatgaaaagaagagcGTGAAGAGGATGAATCAAATGGGGCTATTTAGAATCAGCTTCCTAGAGGAGCTGAAGGCGCAGGTCACTGAGCTGCGGTATACA AAGGGGAAGCTCAGCACGATCGTCCTGCTGCCGGCATTCTCTGCAGACAATCTGAAGGGGCTGGAAGA GCTTGAAAGGAATATCACTTATGGAAAACTCGTGGCCTGGAGCAGTTCAGAAAATATGTCAGCAAAAAGTGTAGCTGTCTCCTTCCCCCAGTTCACCCTGGAAGACAGCTACGATCTCATTCCTGTTCTACGGGACATGGGTATCACAGATACCTCTGATGAAGCAAAGGCTGACCTTACTGGAAACTCCCCAAGTCCCAGTTTGTACCTGTCAAAAGTTGTCCATAAAACCTCTGTGGAGGTGGATGAAAATGGTATCCAGGCAGCCGCAGCCAGTGGTGGTGTTGGCAAGGAATTGTCCTTACCATCGTGGGAGACGTTTAATGCTAAtcacccttttctctttttcatcagacacaacaaaacccaaaccatTCTCTTCTATGGCAGGGTCTGGTCTCCTTGA